A genomic stretch from Ovis canadensis isolate MfBH-ARS-UI-01 breed Bighorn chromosome 5, ARS-UI_OviCan_v2, whole genome shotgun sequence includes:
- the LOC138441783 gene encoding olfactory receptor 2T8-like encodes MENWNTSSDFILLGLLNHTGAHQFLFVLVLITAFVSFVGNALMFLLILLDSGLHRPMYFLLSQLSLMDMILVITIVPKMAADYLTGRMFISLVGCGFQIFFFLTLEGGECFLLAAMSYDRYVAICHPLRYPVLMSWQLCLRMSLGSWFLGAADGLMQAAATLNFSFCRTHEIDHFFCEAPSLVRLACADTSVFEYAMYVCCVLMLLVPISLILISYSLILAAVLQMRSNEAHKKAFTTCSSHISVVGLFFGAAIFTYMRPKSYRSANHDKVVSAFYTIFTPVLNPLIYSLRNSEVKGALRKCMDQCAALSHD; translated from the coding sequence ATGGAAAACTGGAATACCAGTTCAGATTTCATTCTCCTAGGACTTCTTAATCACACAGGAGCCCACCAATTTCTTTTTGTGTTGGTTCTGATAACTGCCTTCGTCTCTTTTGTGGGCAATGCCCTCATGTTTCTCCTGATTCTCCTGGACTCTGGGCTCCACAGGCCCATGTACTTCCTACTGAGCCAACTCTCCCTCATGGACATGATACTGGTTATCACCATTGTGCCTAAAATGGCTGCTGACTATTTGACCGGCAGGATGTTCATCTCCCTAGTTGGCTGTGGGTTCCAGATCTTCTTCTTCCTCACTTTGGAAGGGGGCGAGTGTTTCCTCTTAGCAGCCATGTCCTATGACCGCTATGTCGCTATTTGCCATCCACTGAGATACCCAGTCCTCATGAGCTGGCAATTATGCTTAAGAATGAGTTTGGGATCGTGGTTCCTTGGCGCAGCTGATGGGCTCATGCAGGCTGCTGCTACGCTGAACTTCTCATTTTGCAGGACACATGAGATTGATCACTTCTTTTGTGAGGCCCCCTCTCTGGTGCGTTTGGCTTGTGCTGACACTTCTGTCTTTGAGTATGCTATGTATGTGTGCTGCGTGTTAATGCTCCTAGTCCCCATTTCCCTCATCTTGATTTCCTATAGTCTTATCCTTGCCGCTGTTCTCCAGATGCGTTCTAATGAAGCCCACAAGAAGGCTTTTACCACTTGCTCCTCACATATTTCCGTGGTGGGACTGTTTTTCGGAGCAGCCATTTTTACCTACATGAGACCCAAATCCTACAGGTCAGCTAACCATGATAAGGTTGTGTCAGCATTCTATACCATCTTCACCCCTGTGCTAAACCCCCTCATCTATAGTCTGAGGAACAGTGAAGTCAAGGGAGCTCTGAGAAAGTGTATGGATCAGTGTGCTGCCTTAAGTCATGATTAA